A genome region from Macaca nemestrina isolate mMacNem1 chromosome 20, mMacNem.hap1, whole genome shotgun sequence includes the following:
- the LOC105476120 gene encoding DNA-binding protein RFXANK isoform X11, translated as MEPTQPAEDLILTQLPPASELGDPEDPGEEAADGSDTVVLSLFPCTPEPVNPEPDASVSSPQAGNSLKHSTTLTNRQRGNEVSALPATLDSLSIHQLAAQGELDQLKEHLRKGDNLVNKPDERGFTPLIWASAFGEIETVRFLLEWGADPHILAKERESALSLASTGGYTDIVGLLLERDVDINIYDWNGGTPLLYAVRGNHVKCVEALLARGADLTTEADSGYTPMDLAVALGYRKGRPETHRAGMGSRLGTSQSWLLGLRMCWGWSAMVRSRLATTAASQCNR; from the exons ATGGAGCCTACCCAGCCTGCAGAGGACCTCATCCTGACCCAGCTGCCCCCTGCCTCAGAACTTGGGGACCCTGAAGACCCGGGAGAGGAGGCCGCAGATGGCTCAGACACTGTGGTCCTCAGTCTCTTCCCCTGCACCCCCGAGCCTGTGAATCCCGAACCGGATGCCAGTGTTTCCTCGCCACAGG CAGGTAACTCCCTGAAGCACTCCACCACTCTCACCAACCGGCAGCGGGGGAACGAGGTGTCGGCTCTGCCGGCCACCCTAGACT CCCTGTCCATCCACCAGCTCGCAGCGCAGGGGGAGCTCGACCAGCTGAAGGAGCATTTGCGGAAAG GTGACAACCTCGTCAACAAGCCAGACGAGCGCGGCTTCACTCCCCTCATCTGGGCCTCGGCCTTTGGAGAGATTGAGACCGTTCGCTTCCTGCTGGAGTGG GGTGCCGACCCCCACATCCTGGCCAAAGAGCGAGAGAGCGCCCTGTCGTTGGCCAGCACTGGCGGCTATACAGACATTGTGGGGCTGTTGCTGGAGCGTGACGTGGACATCAACATCTATGACTGG AATGGAGGGACGCCACTGCTGTACGCTGTGCGTGGGAACCACGTGAAATGCGTTGAGGCCTTGCTGG CCCGCGGTGCTGACCTCACCACCGAAGCCGACTCTGGCTACACCCCGATGGACCTTGCCGTGGCCCTGGGATACCGGAAAGGTCGGCCTGAGACACACAGGGCAGGAATGGGGTCCCGCCTGGGCACATCCCAGTCCTGGCTCCTGGGGCTCCGCATGTGCTGGG gctggagtgcgatggtacgatctcggcttgccacaaccgctgcctcccag TGCAACAGGTGA
- the LOC105476120 gene encoding DNA-binding protein RFXANK isoform X15, which translates to MEPTQPAEDLILTQLPPASELGDPEDPGEEAADGSDTVVLSLFPCTPEPVNPEPDASVSSPQGNSLKHSTTLTNRQRGNEVSALPATLDSLSIHQLAAQGELDQLKEHLRKGDNLVNKPDERGFTPLIWASAFGEIETVRFLLEWGADPHILAKERESALSLASTGGYTDIVGLLLERDVDINIYDWNGGTPLLYAVRGNHVKCVEALLARGADLTTEADSGYTPMDLAVALGYRKVQQVIENHILKLFQSNLVPADPE; encoded by the exons ATGGAGCCTACCCAGCCTGCAGAGGACCTCATCCTGACCCAGCTGCCCCCTGCCTCAGAACTTGGGGACCCTGAAGACCCGGGAGAGGAGGCCGCAGATGGCTCAGACACTGTGGTCCTCAGTCTCTTCCCCTGCACCCCCGAGCCTGTGAATCCCGAACCGGATGCCAGTGTTTCCTCGCCACAGG GTAACTCCCTGAAGCACTCCACCACTCTCACCAACCGGCAGCGGGGGAACGAGGTGTCGGCTCTGCCGGCCACCCTAGACT CCCTGTCCATCCACCAGCTCGCAGCGCAGGGGGAGCTCGACCAGCTGAAGGAGCATTTGCGGAAAG GTGACAACCTCGTCAACAAGCCAGACGAGCGCGGCTTCACTCCCCTCATCTGGGCCTCGGCCTTTGGAGAGATTGAGACCGTTCGCTTCCTGCTGGAGTGG GGTGCCGACCCCCACATCCTGGCCAAAGAGCGAGAGAGCGCCCTGTCGTTGGCCAGCACTGGCGGCTATACAGACATTGTGGGGCTGTTGCTGGAGCGTGACGTGGACATCAACATCTATGACTGG AATGGAGGGACGCCACTGCTGTACGCTGTGCGTGGGAACCACGTGAAATGCGTTGAGGCCTTGCTGG CCCGCGGTGCTGACCTCACCACCGAAGCCGACTCTGGCTACACCCCGATGGACCTTGCCGTGGCCCTGGGATACCGGAAAG TGCAACAGGTGATCGAGAACCACATCCTCAAGCTCTTCCAGAGCAACCTGGTGCCCGCTGACCCTGAGTGA
- the LOC105476120 gene encoding DNA-binding protein RFXANK isoform X5, protein MEPTQPAEDLILTQLPPASELGDPEDPGEEAADGSDTVVLSLFPCTPEPVNPEPDASVSSPQAGNSLKHSTTLTNRQRGNEVSALPATLDSLSIHQLAAQGELDQLKEHLRKGDNLVNKPDERGFTPLIWASAFGEIETVRFLLEWGADPHILAKERESALSLASTGGYTDIVGLLLERDVDINIYDWNGGTPLLYAVRGNHVKCVEALLARGADLTTEADSGYTPMDLAVALGYRKDGVSLLSPRLECDGTISACHNRCLPGSSNFPASASQVAGITVQQVIENHILKLFQSNLVPADPE, encoded by the exons ATGGAGCCTACCCAGCCTGCAGAGGACCTCATCCTGACCCAGCTGCCCCCTGCCTCAGAACTTGGGGACCCTGAAGACCCGGGAGAGGAGGCCGCAGATGGCTCAGACACTGTGGTCCTCAGTCTCTTCCCCTGCACCCCCGAGCCTGTGAATCCCGAACCGGATGCCAGTGTTTCCTCGCCACAGG CAGGTAACTCCCTGAAGCACTCCACCACTCTCACCAACCGGCAGCGGGGGAACGAGGTGTCGGCTCTGCCGGCCACCCTAGACT CCCTGTCCATCCACCAGCTCGCAGCGCAGGGGGAGCTCGACCAGCTGAAGGAGCATTTGCGGAAAG GTGACAACCTCGTCAACAAGCCAGACGAGCGCGGCTTCACTCCCCTCATCTGGGCCTCGGCCTTTGGAGAGATTGAGACCGTTCGCTTCCTGCTGGAGTGG GGTGCCGACCCCCACATCCTGGCCAAAGAGCGAGAGAGCGCCCTGTCGTTGGCCAGCACTGGCGGCTATACAGACATTGTGGGGCTGTTGCTGGAGCGTGACGTGGACATCAACATCTATGACTGG AATGGAGGGACGCCACTGCTGTACGCTGTGCGTGGGAACCACGTGAAATGCGTTGAGGCCTTGCTGG CCCGCGGTGCTGACCTCACCACCGAAGCCGACTCTGGCTACACCCCGATGGACCTTGCCGTGGCCCTGGGATACCGGAAAG atggagtttcgctcttgtcgcccaggctggagtgcgatggtacgatctcggcttgccacaaccgctgcctcccaggttcaagcaattttcctgcctcagcctcccaagtagctgggattacag TGCAACAGGTGATCGAGAACCACATCCTCAAGCTCTTCCAGAGCAACCTGGTGCCCGCTGACCCTGAGTGA
- the LOC105476120 gene encoding DNA-binding protein RFXANK isoform X9 produces MEPTQPAEDLILTQLPPASELGDPEDPGEEAADGSDTVVLSLFPCTPEPVNPEPDASVSSPQAGNSLKHSTTLTNRQRGNEVSALPATLDSLSIHQLAAQGELDQLKEHLRKGDNLVNKPDERGFTPLIWASAFGEIETVRFLLEWGADPHILAKERESALSLASTGGYTDIVGLLLERDVDINIYDWNGGTPLLYAVRGNHVKCVEALLARGADLTTEADSGYTPMDLAVALGYRKGRPETHRAGMGSRLGTSQSWLLGLRMCWVQQVIENHILKLFQSNLVPADPE; encoded by the exons ATGGAGCCTACCCAGCCTGCAGAGGACCTCATCCTGACCCAGCTGCCCCCTGCCTCAGAACTTGGGGACCCTGAAGACCCGGGAGAGGAGGCCGCAGATGGCTCAGACACTGTGGTCCTCAGTCTCTTCCCCTGCACCCCCGAGCCTGTGAATCCCGAACCGGATGCCAGTGTTTCCTCGCCACAGG CAGGTAACTCCCTGAAGCACTCCACCACTCTCACCAACCGGCAGCGGGGGAACGAGGTGTCGGCTCTGCCGGCCACCCTAGACT CCCTGTCCATCCACCAGCTCGCAGCGCAGGGGGAGCTCGACCAGCTGAAGGAGCATTTGCGGAAAG GTGACAACCTCGTCAACAAGCCAGACGAGCGCGGCTTCACTCCCCTCATCTGGGCCTCGGCCTTTGGAGAGATTGAGACCGTTCGCTTCCTGCTGGAGTGG GGTGCCGACCCCCACATCCTGGCCAAAGAGCGAGAGAGCGCCCTGTCGTTGGCCAGCACTGGCGGCTATACAGACATTGTGGGGCTGTTGCTGGAGCGTGACGTGGACATCAACATCTATGACTGG AATGGAGGGACGCCACTGCTGTACGCTGTGCGTGGGAACCACGTGAAATGCGTTGAGGCCTTGCTGG CCCGCGGTGCTGACCTCACCACCGAAGCCGACTCTGGCTACACCCCGATGGACCTTGCCGTGGCCCTGGGATACCGGAAAGGTCGGCCTGAGACACACAGGGCAGGAATGGGGTCCCGCCTGGGCACATCCCAGTCCTGGCTCCTGGGGCTCCGCATGTGCTGGG TGCAACAGGTGATCGAGAACCACATCCTCAAGCTCTTCCAGAGCAACCTGGTGCCCGCTGACCCTGAGTGA
- the LOC105476120 gene encoding DNA-binding protein RFXANK isoform X1 yields MEPTQPAEDLILTQLPPASELGDPEDPGEEAADGSDTVVLSLFPCTPEPVNPEPDASVSSPQAGNSLKHSTTLTNRQRGNEVSALPATLDSLSIHQLAAQGELDQLKEHLRKGDNLVNKPDERGFTPLIWASAFGEIETVRFLLEWGADPHILAKERESALSLASTGGYTDIVGLLLERDVDINIYDWNGGTPLLYAVRGNHVKCVEALLARGADLTTEADSGYTPMDLAVALGYRKGRPETHRAGMGSRLGTSQSWLLGLRMCWDGVSLLSPRLECDGTISACHNRCLPGSSNFPASASQVAGITVQQVIENHILKLFQSNLVPADPE; encoded by the exons ATGGAGCCTACCCAGCCTGCAGAGGACCTCATCCTGACCCAGCTGCCCCCTGCCTCAGAACTTGGGGACCCTGAAGACCCGGGAGAGGAGGCCGCAGATGGCTCAGACACTGTGGTCCTCAGTCTCTTCCCCTGCACCCCCGAGCCTGTGAATCCCGAACCGGATGCCAGTGTTTCCTCGCCACAGG CAGGTAACTCCCTGAAGCACTCCACCACTCTCACCAACCGGCAGCGGGGGAACGAGGTGTCGGCTCTGCCGGCCACCCTAGACT CCCTGTCCATCCACCAGCTCGCAGCGCAGGGGGAGCTCGACCAGCTGAAGGAGCATTTGCGGAAAG GTGACAACCTCGTCAACAAGCCAGACGAGCGCGGCTTCACTCCCCTCATCTGGGCCTCGGCCTTTGGAGAGATTGAGACCGTTCGCTTCCTGCTGGAGTGG GGTGCCGACCCCCACATCCTGGCCAAAGAGCGAGAGAGCGCCCTGTCGTTGGCCAGCACTGGCGGCTATACAGACATTGTGGGGCTGTTGCTGGAGCGTGACGTGGACATCAACATCTATGACTGG AATGGAGGGACGCCACTGCTGTACGCTGTGCGTGGGAACCACGTGAAATGCGTTGAGGCCTTGCTGG CCCGCGGTGCTGACCTCACCACCGAAGCCGACTCTGGCTACACCCCGATGGACCTTGCCGTGGCCCTGGGATACCGGAAAGGTCGGCCTGAGACACACAGGGCAGGAATGGGGTCCCGCCTGGGCACATCCCAGTCCTGGCTCCTGGGGCTCCGCATGTGCTGGG atggagtttcgctcttgtcgcccaggctggagtgcgatggtacgatctcggcttgccacaaccgctgcctcccaggttcaagcaattttcctgcctcagcctcccaagtagctgggattacag TGCAACAGGTGATCGAGAACCACATCCTCAAGCTCTTCCAGAGCAACCTGGTGCCCGCTGACCCTGAGTGA